The proteins below are encoded in one region of Aquisphaera giovannonii:
- a CDS encoding ABC transporter ATP-binding protein produces MPYSSRKKTRWFSDSDADRPSPTAAKPREPLIDLAGVSLRFVNYTDKAYSLKRAVLDLVLRRENVAPVEDFWALRDISLRIDRGERVAIVGGNGAGKSTLLRVLAGIYPPTSGTLAVRGNVAPLIEMGAGFNPELSGGDNILLNGAMLGVPRRVMLEKVDDIWEFTGLRDFADLPLKYYSSGMYMRLAFAIATQIDPEILIIDEALSVGDAVFKDKARGRILDLMGRSHAVILVSHDMATLRELCTRGIWLRQGQVVADGPISTIVDDYLAWTFASAG; encoded by the coding sequence ATGCCGTATTCAAGTCGCAAGAAGACAAGATGGTTTTCCGACTCTGATGCGGACCGGCCCTCGCCGACCGCCGCGAAGCCTCGCGAGCCGCTCATCGACCTCGCGGGCGTCTCGCTCCGGTTCGTCAATTACACGGACAAGGCCTATTCGCTGAAGCGGGCGGTCCTGGACCTGGTCCTCCGCCGCGAGAACGTCGCGCCGGTGGAGGATTTCTGGGCGCTCCGGGACATCAGCCTGCGCATCGACCGTGGCGAGCGAGTGGCCATCGTCGGCGGCAACGGGGCGGGCAAGAGCACGCTGCTGCGCGTCCTGGCCGGGATCTACCCGCCGACGTCCGGCACGCTCGCGGTGCGCGGCAATGTCGCCCCGCTGATCGAGATGGGGGCGGGCTTCAACCCGGAGCTCTCCGGGGGCGACAACATCCTCCTGAACGGCGCGATGCTCGGGGTGCCGAGGCGGGTCATGCTGGAGAAGGTGGACGACATCTGGGAGTTCACGGGGCTCCGCGACTTCGCCGACCTCCCGCTGAAGTACTATTCGAGCGGGATGTACATGCGGCTGGCCTTCGCCATCGCCACCCAGATCGACCCGGAGATCCTGATCATCGACGAGGCGCTGAGCGTCGGCGACGCGGTCTTCAAGGACAAGGCCCGCGGCCGGATCCTGGACTTGATGGGCCGCTCCCACGCCGTGATCCTCGTCTCCCACGACATGGCGACGCTCCGAGAGCTCTGCACCCGCGGGATCTGGCTCCGCCAAGGGCAGGTCGTGGCCGACGGGCCCATCTCCACCATTGTGGATGACTACCTCGCCTGGACGTTCGCCTCCGCCGGCTGA
- the trmB gene encoding tRNA (guanosine(46)-N7)-methyltransferase TrmB — protein MTRARPSLDVSSCLLEPERFSPDACLNWNDLFGDGREVEMEIGSGKGLFLVNAAAANPDRGFFGIEISKKYARLAAERAVKAGVANVRLWPGDARPVVGRLVPDASVAAVHVYFPDPWWKKRHKKRRVFTGSLVESIVRILKPGGRLEVVTDVEEYFEVMRELLASEERLLEQPSPAAKEPEHDLDYLTNFERKFRIEGRPIHRASYRKAESPGPALR, from the coding sequence ATGACGCGTGCGCGCCCCTCCCTCGACGTCTCATCCTGCCTGCTCGAGCCCGAGCGATTCTCCCCGGACGCCTGCCTGAACTGGAACGATCTGTTCGGCGACGGCCGCGAGGTCGAGATGGAGATCGGATCCGGCAAGGGCCTCTTCCTGGTCAACGCGGCCGCGGCGAACCCGGATCGGGGCTTCTTCGGGATCGAGATTTCCAAGAAATATGCCAGGCTCGCCGCGGAGCGGGCGGTCAAGGCCGGCGTGGCGAACGTGAGGCTCTGGCCGGGCGATGCCCGGCCGGTCGTCGGCAGGCTCGTGCCGGACGCGAGCGTGGCCGCCGTGCACGTCTACTTCCCGGACCCGTGGTGGAAGAAACGGCACAAGAAGCGCCGCGTGTTCACCGGATCGCTCGTGGAGTCGATCGTCCGCATCCTGAAGCCGGGCGGCCGCCTGGAGGTGGTCACGGACGTGGAGGAGTACTTCGAGGTCATGCGCGAGCTGCTCGCCTCCGAGGAGAGGCTGCTGGAGCAGCCGTCCCCGGCGGCGAAGGAGCCGGAGCATGACCTCGACTACCTGACCAACTTCGAGCGGAAATTCCGCATCGAGGGCCGGCCGATCCACCGAGCGTCGTATCGGAAGGCCGAGTCGCCGGGCCCGGCCCTCAGGTGA
- a CDS encoding thiamine pyrophosphate-binding protein, with the protein MIPKLNRRDAIGSMGLASAAIAAATSAASSRPAQADHVELGRYAHRQGVRGKMTGAQAVAAALRCEQVRCVFGIPGAQNNELWDAFKAYGQPYFLVAHEASASVMADASARATGEVGVFSVVPGPGLTNALTGVGEALYDSIPIVGIVTDVDRSPGAPIGQVHGLANEAILRPVVKALVTVRHQAEIPGAVFQAFRIARSGEPGPVGVMIPYPLFMQAWDYDQPAPPPYPVPFDEAAYQKVLCHLQDRRKRVGIYAGLGCADAGSSLTAVAEMLQAPVATSVSGKGVIPDSHPLAVGWGYGKQGTRAAESAFKDVDLVLAVGVRYSEVSTANYAIPKHDTLIHVDINPQNLGRNVPAHVCLCSDSRVFLDRLLADGQAIRRPADPKLWERIHRQRQVDRCLARTVQVDRCVDPMYFLSQLRATLGPDELVIVDVTASTHWAAESIEVEGSRRFFTPADNQSMGWAIPASIGAKVVRPDRNVACVTGDGCFLMSAMELSSAARAGIPVKFFVFDDGAYHYMQMLQEPVYRRTTATEIARIDYEAFARAVGLGYNRIASNNDVLPGIQRAFGLAGPILTHVCVSYEGREIRWLSALRTHYLDELSTRQKIRVAARVGVRSVGRANDSD; encoded by the coding sequence GTGATACCGAAGCTCAATCGCCGTGACGCCATCGGCTCGATGGGCCTGGCGAGTGCCGCCATCGCGGCCGCTACGTCCGCAGCGTCTTCCCGGCCCGCGCAGGCCGACCACGTCGAGCTCGGTCGCTATGCGCACCGCCAGGGCGTCCGGGGCAAGATGACAGGCGCGCAGGCCGTGGCGGCGGCGCTGCGCTGCGAGCAGGTCCGCTGCGTCTTCGGCATCCCCGGCGCCCAGAACAACGAGCTCTGGGACGCCTTCAAGGCGTACGGCCAGCCCTACTTCCTGGTCGCGCACGAGGCCTCGGCCAGCGTGATGGCGGACGCCTCGGCCCGGGCGACTGGCGAGGTCGGGGTCTTCTCCGTCGTGCCCGGGCCCGGCCTCACCAATGCGCTGACGGGCGTGGGCGAGGCACTCTACGACAGCATCCCGATCGTCGGCATCGTCACGGACGTGGATCGTTCGCCGGGGGCCCCGATCGGCCAGGTCCACGGCCTGGCGAACGAGGCGATCCTCCGGCCCGTGGTCAAGGCGCTCGTCACCGTGAGGCACCAGGCGGAGATCCCCGGCGCCGTCTTCCAGGCCTTCCGGATCGCCCGTTCCGGAGAGCCCGGGCCGGTCGGGGTGATGATCCCGTATCCGCTCTTCATGCAGGCCTGGGACTACGACCAGCCGGCGCCCCCCCCCTACCCCGTGCCGTTCGACGAGGCCGCGTATCAGAAGGTGCTCTGCCACCTCCAGGACCGCAGGAAGCGTGTCGGGATCTATGCCGGCCTCGGGTGCGCGGACGCGGGGTCGTCGCTGACGGCCGTGGCCGAGATGCTCCAGGCGCCGGTGGCCACCTCGGTCAGCGGCAAGGGGGTCATCCCGGATTCCCACCCGCTCGCCGTCGGCTGGGGATACGGCAAGCAGGGGACGCGTGCGGCGGAGTCGGCCTTCAAGGACGTGGACCTCGTCCTGGCGGTCGGCGTGCGGTACAGCGAGGTCTCGACCGCGAACTACGCGATCCCCAAGCATGACACGCTGATCCACGTGGACATCAACCCGCAGAACCTCGGGCGGAACGTCCCCGCGCACGTCTGCCTCTGCTCGGACTCACGCGTCTTCCTGGACCGGCTCCTGGCCGACGGCCAGGCGATCCGACGGCCCGCGGATCCCAAGCTCTGGGAGCGCATCCATCGACAGCGGCAGGTCGATCGCTGCCTGGCGAGGACGGTCCAGGTGGACCGCTGCGTCGACCCGATGTACTTCCTCAGCCAGTTGAGGGCGACGCTGGGGCCGGACGAGCTGGTCATCGTGGACGTCACGGCCTCGACGCACTGGGCCGCGGAATCGATCGAGGTCGAGGGCTCGCGGCGATTCTTCACCCCCGCCGACAACCAGAGCATGGGCTGGGCAATCCCGGCGTCCATCGGGGCGAAGGTCGTCCGCCCCGATCGCAACGTCGCCTGCGTCACGGGCGACGGCTGCTTCCTCATGTCGGCGATGGAGCTATCCTCCGCCGCCAGGGCCGGGATCCCCGTCAAGTTCTTCGTATTCGATGACGGGGCCTACCACTACATGCAGATGCTCCAGGAGCCGGTCTACCGGCGGACCACGGCCACGGAGATCGCGCGGATCGACTACGAGGCCTTCGCCCGGGCCGTCGGGCTGGGCTACAACCGGATCGCAAGCAACAACGACGTCCTGCCCGGCATCCAGAGGGCCTTCGGGCTGGCGGGGCCCATCCTCACGCACGTCTGCGTCAGCTACGAAGGGCGGGAGATCCGGTGGCTGAGCGCGCTACGCACGCACTACCTGGACGAGCTGAGCACGCGGCAGAAGATCCGGGTCGCCGCCCGGGTCGGGGTCCGTTCGGTCGGCCGGGCGAATGACAGCGATTGA
- a CDS encoding 3-hydroxyacyl-ACP dehydratase FabZ family protein: protein MPPVALVDPSTIDTSRVLGDRDAIHRFNPQRFEMEQLTAVIHVDREERLIIGYKDVAEDEFWVRGHMPGYPLMPGVLMCEAAAQIASYFCKEVGLFESGFVGFGGMEEVRFRGPVRPGDRLILVGKAIRLHRRHSIFEVQGFVKTNMVFHGKFLGVMISREDELPG, encoded by the coding sequence ATGCCGCCCGTTGCCCTGGTCGACCCCTCCACGATCGACACGTCGCGTGTCCTCGGCGACCGGGATGCCATCCACCGCTTCAACCCTCAACGCTTCGAGATGGAGCAGTTAACGGCGGTGATCCACGTCGACAGGGAGGAGCGGCTGATCATCGGCTACAAGGATGTGGCGGAGGACGAATTCTGGGTCCGGGGGCACATGCCCGGTTACCCGCTCATGCCGGGAGTCCTGATGTGCGAGGCGGCGGCCCAGATCGCCAGCTACTTCTGCAAGGAGGTAGGCCTGTTCGAGTCGGGCTTCGTCGGCTTCGGCGGCATGGAAGAGGTCCGCTTCCGCGGCCCCGTGCGTCCCGGGGATCGGCTCATCCTCGTCGGCAAGGCCATCCGGCTCCATCGCCGCCACTCGATCTTCGAGGTCCAAGGGTTCGTGAAGACCAATATGGTCTTCCACGGCAAATTCCTGGGCGTGATGATTTCCCGCGAGGACGAGCTGCCGGGATAG
- a CDS encoding ABC transporter permease, with translation MDVCTSTKAQETEEFPPAPVRRAGEVGVWRRRLRDDRAQLIRYWPVIQNLVMQELRVRYQRSLLGFFWTLLNPLLMMTTLSIFFSAMSPKTPHFPVFVFAGMVPWGFLSGSINECATCIIQNEGLIRKIYLPKLVFPITRLLINLITMALSLGAMFLLLGPMGARPSLPMVLLPAALVLFMAFAAGLGLLVATTNTFFRDCGHLVAVFLQAWYFATPIVYRAEEVFGQTSMWMFRINPAYYFIELFHAIIYEGLWPATGTWLLAFAIAVVSLGMGYAVFKSQEDKMVFRL, from the coding sequence ATGGACGTTTGCACGAGCACGAAGGCGCAGGAGACCGAGGAATTTCCCCCTGCGCCCGTGCGCCGTGCCGGCGAGGTCGGAGTCTGGCGGAGGAGGCTGCGGGACGACCGGGCCCAGCTCATCCGCTACTGGCCGGTGATCCAGAACCTGGTGATGCAGGAGTTGAGGGTCCGCTATCAGCGCTCGTTGCTGGGCTTCTTTTGGACGCTGCTCAACCCGCTCTTGATGATGACGACGCTCTCGATCTTCTTCTCGGCGATGTCGCCGAAGACTCCGCACTTCCCCGTCTTCGTCTTCGCCGGCATGGTCCCCTGGGGATTCCTGAGCGGCAGCATCAACGAGTGCGCCACGTGCATCATCCAGAACGAGGGCCTGATCCGGAAGATCTACCTGCCGAAGCTGGTATTCCCGATCACTCGGCTGCTCATCAACCTGATCACGATGGCCCTCTCCCTGGGAGCCATGTTCCTCCTCCTCGGGCCCATGGGGGCGAGGCCTTCGCTGCCGATGGTCCTGCTGCCCGCCGCGCTGGTCCTTTTCATGGCCTTCGCCGCCGGCCTGGGCCTGCTGGTCGCGACCACGAACACCTTCTTCCGCGACTGCGGGCACCTGGTCGCCGTCTTCCTCCAGGCCTGGTACTTCGCCACGCCGATCGTCTATCGGGCGGAGGAGGTCTTCGGCCAGACGTCGATGTGGATGTTCCGCATCAACCCGGCCTATTACTTCATCGAGCTCTTCCACGCCATCATCTACGAGGGCCTCTGGCCGGCTACCGGCACGTGGCTGCTCGCCTTCGCGATCGCGGTGGTAAGCCTGGGGATGGGTTATGCCGTATTCAAGTCGCAAGAAGACAAGATGGTTTTCCGACTCTGA
- a CDS encoding sugar phosphate isomerase/epimerase family protein, with protein MPARQLGTMITCGYPNLTPQSELDLAASIGAELLEILPDWRSFPDVGPLRRAAQDRGLRIRNVHGCWGGQSIKARRVDLGSVDAAIHRESIDDLRRCIDWLEAAGGTHLIIHPGGLSEADERQARRGQLARGLVELAELAAGGGMCLCVENMPPGVHPGSLMADLHDLVRELSHPAIALALDTGHAHISADVVGETLAAGHHLATTHVHDNDGRRDSHDPPGHGTIAWPAWAEALDRIRYEGPIVLECIRQLREDPSRFFHDVIAPLLGRE; from the coding sequence TTGCCCGCACGCCAACTCGGCACGATGATCACCTGCGGCTATCCCAACCTCACCCCCCAGTCCGAGCTCGACCTGGCCGCGAGCATCGGCGCGGAGTTGCTGGAGATCCTCCCGGACTGGAGGTCCTTTCCGGATGTCGGCCCGCTGCGACGTGCCGCCCAGGATCGCGGCCTCCGGATCCGGAATGTGCATGGCTGCTGGGGAGGGCAGTCCATCAAGGCTCGCCGCGTGGACCTGGGCTCGGTGGATGCCGCGATCCACCGGGAATCGATCGACGATCTGCGCCGCTGCATCGACTGGCTGGAGGCCGCCGGCGGTACGCACCTGATCATCCATCCCGGCGGCCTCTCCGAGGCCGATGAACGTCAAGCGAGGCGCGGGCAGCTCGCGAGGGGGCTGGTCGAGCTGGCGGAGCTCGCGGCCGGAGGCGGGATGTGCCTCTGCGTGGAGAACATGCCACCGGGCGTTCATCCCGGCTCGCTGATGGCCGACCTCCACGATTTGGTCAGGGAGCTGAGTCATCCGGCGATCGCCCTGGCCCTGGACACCGGGCACGCACACATCTCCGCCGACGTGGTGGGCGAGACCCTGGCCGCCGGTCATCATCTCGCGACGACCCACGTGCACGATAACGACGGCCGACGAGACTCGCACGACCCGCCCGGGCACGGCACCATCGCGTGGCCGGCTTGGGCCGAGGCCCTGGACCGGATTCGCTATGAAGGGCCCATCGTCCTTGAGTGCATCCGTCAACTGAGGGAGGATCCCTCCCGGTTCTTCCACGACGTCATCGCTCCCCTGCTCGGGCGTGAATAA